One genomic window of Candidatus Protochlamydia phocaeensis includes the following:
- a CDS encoding (2Fe-2S) ferredoxin domain-containing protein: MNDKKSEEKPLEVEPVKRHIFLCCDQTKPKCCEYEAGLAAWEYLKTRLKELNLTEQAGIFRTKANCLRLCRQGPIAVVYPDGIWYHSCHPDVLERIIQEHLIKGIPVEAYRIPQGRSD, from the coding sequence ATGAACGATAAGAAAAGCGAAGAAAAACCCTTGGAAGTGGAGCCCGTCAAGCGTCACATTTTTTTGTGCTGTGATCAGACTAAACCCAAGTGTTGCGAGTATGAGGCGGGACTAGCAGCTTGGGAGTATTTAAAAACGCGATTGAAAGAATTGAATTTAACCGAGCAGGCCGGGATTTTCAGGACAAAGGCGAACTGTCTGCGCTTATGCCGTCAAGGTCCCATTGCCGTTGTTTATCCTGACGGCATTTGGTATCACTCCTGCCATCCTGATGTGTTGGAGCGCATTATCCAAGAACATTTAATTAAAGGAATTCCCGTCGAGGCGTATCGCATTCCGCAG
- the tsaA gene encoding tRNA (N6-threonylcarbamoyladenosine(37)-N6)-methyltransferase TrmO — protein MMFTVDPIGYFYASQTKKYTVPRQPGLVKGNEGLIRLNPHCQFEQALEGLEGFDRIWVLFRFHLHSHWKPKVLPPRGKKKKGVFATRSPHRPNMIGLSCVELKAIEGLDLIIVNHDLINGTPILDIKPYLNYADSFQCIRQGWVDELDSQESFVIEWSPLALQQIAYLDEQGLHQLKAEIEMRLETNPFPYPNNRVKQLETGLYQLAYQTWRLYYTICGQEILIHRLASGYDEATLAGRKESKWPDVPIHQAFCRHFPLNNAP, from the coding sequence ATGATGTTTACAGTAGATCCTATCGGATATTTTTATGCTAGTCAGACGAAAAAGTATACGGTTCCTAGGCAGCCCGGGCTTGTGAAAGGAAATGAAGGACTCATTCGCTTGAATCCACATTGTCAATTTGAGCAAGCGCTAGAAGGATTAGAAGGCTTCGATCGCATCTGGGTGCTTTTTCGTTTTCATCTTCATTCCCATTGGAAGCCAAAAGTGCTTCCCCCCAGAGGAAAAAAAAAGAAGGGGGTATTTGCCACGCGTTCTCCTCATCGTCCAAATATGATTGGGCTATCTTGCGTGGAGTTAAAAGCCATAGAGGGATTGGATTTAATCATTGTCAATCATGATTTAATTAATGGAACGCCTATTTTAGATATTAAACCGTATTTGAATTATGCGGATTCTTTTCAGTGCATCCGGCAAGGATGGGTGGATGAATTGGACAGCCAAGAATCCTTTGTTATTGAATGGTCTCCACTTGCGCTTCAGCAGATCGCTTATTTAGACGAACAGGGACTTCATCAATTAAAAGCAGAAATTGAAATGCGGCTGGAAACCAACCCCTTCCCTTATCCCAACAATCGCGTCAAACAATTAGAAACTGGTCTCTATCAACTGGCTTATCAAACTTGGCGCCTTTATTACACAATTTGCGGGCAAGAAATTCTCATTCACCGTTTGGCAAGCGGGTATGATGAGGCGACGCTAGCAGGCAGAAAAGAATCGAAATGGCCGGATGTGCCCATTCATCAAGCGTTTTGCCGGCATTTTCCTTTAAACAATGCTCCTTAG
- a CDS encoding class I SAM-dependent methyltransferase: protein MSTGPFDQQNLDIDAINQNCYDHRYLLWDRFPFADILPAWIIAYHSPCLGDRALDIGSGTGRLAKWLQDQGFEVLCLDPSPQMCRLCRDKGLTCLQMTVQSYQDKPASFSLVLAILSLIHVPKKEWQEQLDKIAALLKPNGFFLLAVIEGRTEGVEERASGYPRFFAHYTRTEIKQMTEAKFEVLNFKAVSGPSSDYLLFALKKRAGA, encoded by the coding sequence ATGAGCACCGGCCCCTTCGATCAACAAAACCTGGATATCGATGCGATCAATCAAAACTGCTACGATCATCGCTATCTATTATGGGACCGCTTTCCCTTTGCCGATATCCTTCCTGCCTGGATAATCGCTTATCACTCTCCTTGCTTGGGCGATCGTGCTTTAGATATTGGAAGCGGGACAGGCCGGCTCGCAAAATGGCTGCAAGATCAAGGCTTTGAGGTCCTTTGCCTGGATCCTTCCCCTCAAATGTGCCGATTGTGCCGCGATAAAGGGCTAACCTGCCTCCAAATGACTGTTCAATCTTATCAAGATAAACCCGCTTCCTTCAGCCTCGTGCTTGCCATCCTATCGCTTATCCACGTTCCAAAGAAAGAGTGGCAAGAACAGCTAGATAAGATTGCCGCCCTTTTAAAGCCGAACGGGTTCTTTCTTTTAGCTGTTATTGAAGGCCGAACAGAAGGCGTGGAAGAAAGAGCCAGCGGCTATCCGCGCTTTTTTGCCCATTATACGCGTACGGAAATCAAACAGATGACCGAAGCCAAATTTGAAGTGCTAAATTTCAAAGCCGTATCCGGTCCTTCTAGCGATTATCTCCTTTTTGCTTTAAAAAAGCGAGCGGGGGCTTGA
- a CDS encoding alpha-1,4-glucan--maltose-1-phosphate maltosyltransferase, whose amino-acid sequence MKLEDGRKRAAISQISPQIEEGRFAIKRIMGDEVSVSADIFTDGHSLVSANLLFRANDQAKWQETPMNNVGNDRWTGQFKVEKLGVYFYTIQAWVDYFRTWQQELEKKFKAGIHVPSEIEMGLKMIKEALSKKRNAELKRFLTAIENAKHEEERVRLAIDERLTLLMRDCYPNKHWISEMERTLSVIVDPPKARFSAWYEIFPRSFNPTPGKHGTFKDCLALIPEIAQMGFDVLYFPPIHPIGYSKRKGKKNSPEAQKHDPGSPWAIGSHEGGHKAIHPELGTMEDFEKLIKVAREQGIDIAMDIAFQCSLDHPYLKEHPDWFRWRPDGSIQYAENPPKKYEDIVPFCFETEDWENLWKELRSIFLFWIKKGVRIFRVDNPHTKPFPLWEWIIRTIKQEYPEVIFLAEAFTRPKVMYWLAKIGFSQSYTYFTWRHTKRELTDYVKEIALSDIAEYFRPNFWTNTPDILTEQLQRGSRPLFLTRLILAATLSSNYGMYGPAFELIEQDAIPGTEEYLHSEKYQLRHWNKADNKSLAPMIANLNAIRRKHPCLQCTSNLKFYDIDNDQILYYGKFSSNPRDALLILVNLDPINSQSCLIKVPLAELGLPSKGSYKVHELLSDRYFIWEGEMQSITLDSQAPACLFSIQSKIRREIDFEYFL is encoded by the coding sequence ATGAAGCTTGAAGATGGACGAAAAAGGGCTGCTATTTCGCAAATCAGCCCGCAAATTGAAGAAGGCCGTTTCGCCATCAAGCGGATTATGGGGGATGAGGTAAGCGTTAGCGCAGATATTTTTACAGATGGGCATAGTTTGGTGTCAGCCAACCTCTTATTTCGCGCAAACGATCAAGCAAAATGGCAAGAAACTCCCATGAACAACGTGGGCAATGACCGATGGACCGGACAATTCAAAGTAGAAAAACTGGGAGTCTATTTTTATACCATCCAAGCCTGGGTAGATTACTTCAGGACCTGGCAGCAAGAGCTCGAAAAAAAATTCAAAGCAGGCATTCACGTCCCCTCAGAAATTGAGATGGGATTAAAAATGATCAAAGAAGCGCTAAGCAAGAAACGGAATGCCGAGCTTAAGCGTTTTTTGACAGCGATTGAAAATGCCAAACACGAAGAAGAGCGTGTTCGTTTAGCGATAGACGAGCGTCTGACGCTATTGATGCGGGATTGCTATCCGAATAAGCATTGGATCTCGGAGATGGAAAGGACGTTGTCTGTGATCGTCGACCCACCCAAGGCCCGCTTCAGCGCTTGGTACGAAATATTTCCTCGTTCTTTTAATCCTACACCCGGAAAACATGGCACCTTTAAAGATTGCTTAGCCCTGATTCCCGAAATTGCCCAGATGGGATTCGATGTCTTATATTTTCCCCCTATTCATCCAATCGGCTATTCAAAGCGTAAAGGGAAAAAAAATAGTCCGGAAGCGCAAAAACACGATCCGGGCAGTCCATGGGCTATCGGATCGCATGAAGGAGGGCATAAAGCCATCCATCCCGAATTGGGAACCATGGAAGATTTTGAAAAGCTTATAAAGGTTGCTAGAGAGCAAGGCATTGACATTGCGATGGACATTGCCTTCCAGTGTTCGCTTGACCATCCTTATCTTAAAGAACATCCAGATTGGTTTCGATGGCGCCCCGATGGAAGTATTCAATATGCCGAAAACCCTCCTAAAAAATATGAAGATATTGTTCCCTTCTGCTTTGAAACAGAAGATTGGGAAAATTTATGGAAAGAATTGAGAAGCATCTTTCTATTTTGGATAAAAAAAGGCGTGCGCATTTTCCGAGTAGATAATCCTCACACCAAGCCCTTTCCCTTATGGGAATGGATCATTCGGACAATTAAGCAAGAGTATCCCGAAGTGATTTTCTTGGCAGAGGCTTTTACGCGTCCCAAAGTGATGTATTGGCTGGCCAAGATAGGCTTTAGTCAGTCTTATACGTATTTTACATGGCGCCACACAAAGCGTGAATTGACAGATTATGTAAAAGAAATAGCTCTAAGCGATATTGCAGAATATTTCAGGCCAAATTTTTGGACAAATACGCCAGATATTTTGACAGAACAGCTGCAAAGAGGCAGCCGGCCGCTTTTTTTAACCCGCTTAATCCTGGCTGCTACCCTTTCCTCTAATTATGGCATGTACGGCCCCGCTTTTGAATTAATAGAACAAGACGCAATACCGGGGACAGAGGAATATCTGCATTCGGAGAAGTACCAACTCAGGCATTGGAATAAAGCAGACAATAAAAGTTTGGCGCCCATGATCGCCAATCTTAATGCGATCAGAAGAAAGCATCCGTGTTTGCAATGCACCTCTAATCTCAAATTTTATGACATAGATAATGACCAAATTTTGTATTACGGCAAGTTCAGCTCAAATCCACGAGATGCTTTGCTAATCCTTGTCAATCTAGATCCAATAAATTCCCAATCCTGCCTCATTAAAGTGCCTCTTGCTGAATTGGGTCTGCCTTCAAAAGGATCTTATAAAGTGCATGAGTTGCTTTCCGACCGCTATTTTATTTGGGAGGGCGAGATGCAATCTATCACTTTGGATTCTCAAGCTCCTGCATGCCTATTTAGCATTCAAAGTAAAATTAGAAGAGAAATTGATTTTGAGTATTTTCTGTGA
- the treS gene encoding maltose alpha-D-glucosyltransferase — protein sequence MENEDAATDPLWYKQAIIYQVHVKGFYDHNGDGIGDFEGLRQKLDYLESLGITAIWLLPFYPSPLKDDGYDISDYYDVNSTYGKLSDFRRFLKEAHRRGIRIITELVINHTSDQHPWFQRARRSPSGSVWRDFYVWSDTPEKYKDARIIFQDFEPSNWSWDPVAKAYYWHRFYSHQPDLNFESPHVQKEVFRALDFWFDMGVDGLRLDAIPYLFEKEGTNCENLPTTHEFIKKLRQHVDAKYQDRVFIAEANQWPEDAVAYFGQGDECHMAFHFPVMPRLFMAIHMEDRFPIIDILEQTPLPPTRCQWVMFLRNHDELTLEMVSDEERDYMYRIYAKDPKARINLGIRRRLAPLLDNDRAKIELMYTLLFSLPGTPVIYYGDEIGMGDNYYLGDRNGVRTPMQWSPDRNAGFSSANPQKLYLPVIIDPSYHYEVINVENQERNPSSLLWWIRRTLQVRKRHKAFGFGSLEFITSDNPKILAFTRSYDDEIILVIANMSHFPQAAELDLGKYVGYVPIELFHHNHFPLVKEKGYHVTMGAHSYFWLLLRPSEKLSKLIHQSTIPKMAVEKNWEHVFDSSHKRFLEKNIFPYFIKRARWFEKKLATIQQVKLILCLEIGNTRLCFLEIRYLETDDVDTYLLPIAFAPKPESDQILIHTPNSVIATLTVDNQEGILYDGIYSDQLRNALLELILKRKKARLDSQELVASPGEDIKKEDVHLIDGIPSLVMKGEQTNSSVLYGNKFFLKLYRKLEEGINPEVETQRFLSEVAKFTPIPSFEGKIEWMRPNKEPTAIAILESVVGNEGTGWDFTLDALTRYYEGLLAFKDRNIELPPTEKNDIKPRLEDLIGGRFLEATRLLGQRTAEMHLALASHPENPAFRPEPFTLLYQRSLYQTMRSNARTAYQLLKKSLEKIPSDQREVAEEVLKSEALLLTSYRRIFQTKLTGMRMRIHGDYHLGQVLYTGKDFYIIDFEGEPLQPLSQRRFKRSPLRDVAGMLRSFHYAAYKVLLTSTFIRPEIISKLEPWAILWYEHVSAVFLDSYKQFIQAGHLPLIGKDPNESVLLLDIYLLNKAVYELSYELHTRPEWMIIPCKGILYGLRNTVQPVLKPA from the coding sequence ATGGAAAACGAAGACGCGGCAACAGATCCGCTTTGGTACAAGCAAGCCATTATTTATCAAGTCCATGTCAAAGGATTCTATGACCACAATGGGGATGGAATAGGCGATTTTGAGGGCCTGAGACAGAAGCTTGATTATTTAGAATCTTTGGGGATTACGGCCATTTGGCTTTTACCTTTTTATCCTTCTCCTTTAAAAGACGATGGCTATGACATTTCCGATTATTATGATGTCAATTCCACTTATGGCAAATTAAGCGACTTCCGGCGTTTTCTTAAAGAAGCCCATCGCAGAGGGATTCGGATCATTACAGAGCTTGTCATTAACCACACTTCCGATCAACACCCGTGGTTTCAGCGTGCCCGTCGATCGCCTTCAGGATCCGTTTGGCGGGACTTTTATGTATGGAGCGATACGCCAGAAAAATACAAAGATGCACGCATCATTTTTCAAGACTTTGAACCGTCCAATTGGTCATGGGATCCGGTTGCAAAAGCCTATTATTGGCATCGCTTCTATTCCCATCAGCCTGATTTAAATTTTGAAAGCCCGCATGTACAAAAAGAAGTCTTCCGCGCTTTAGACTTTTGGTTTGACATGGGAGTCGATGGACTGCGGTTGGATGCCATTCCTTATTTATTTGAGAAGGAAGGGACCAACTGTGAAAATTTGCCTACCACCCATGAATTCATTAAGAAACTCCGCCAACATGTCGATGCCAAATATCAAGATCGCGTATTCATTGCTGAGGCTAATCAGTGGCCGGAAGACGCCGTTGCTTATTTTGGGCAAGGAGATGAATGCCATATGGCTTTTCACTTCCCTGTCATGCCGAGGCTTTTTATGGCCATCCATATGGAAGACCGCTTTCCCATCATTGATATTCTGGAACAGACTCCCCTTCCCCCTACAAGATGCCAATGGGTCATGTTCTTAAGGAACCATGACGAGCTCACGCTTGAAATGGTTTCCGATGAAGAAAGGGATTATATGTATCGCATTTATGCCAAAGATCCCAAAGCCAGAATCAATCTGGGCATCCGCCGCCGCTTAGCCCCTTTGCTTGATAACGATCGAGCTAAAATCGAGCTAATGTATACCCTTCTTTTTTCTCTCCCCGGCACACCTGTCATTTATTATGGCGATGAAATCGGCATGGGGGACAATTATTATTTAGGAGACCGCAACGGCGTCCGCACCCCTATGCAATGGAGCCCCGACCGCAATGCCGGCTTCTCCTCTGCCAATCCTCAAAAGCTTTATCTGCCTGTCATTATCGATCCGTCCTACCATTATGAAGTGATCAACGTCGAAAACCAAGAACGTAATCCCTCTTCGCTCTTATGGTGGATCAGGCGTACGCTTCAAGTACGTAAAAGACATAAAGCATTTGGATTCGGCTCGCTTGAATTCATTACTTCGGATAATCCCAAAATTTTGGCCTTTACCCGTTCTTATGACGATGAAATTATCCTTGTCATTGCCAATATGTCGCATTTCCCACAAGCTGCCGAGCTTGATCTAGGTAAATATGTCGGTTATGTTCCCATCGAGCTTTTTCATCACAACCATTTTCCCCTTGTTAAAGAAAAGGGCTATCATGTGACAATGGGAGCGCATAGCTATTTTTGGCTTTTGCTACGGCCTAGCGAAAAGCTGAGCAAATTGATCCATCAAAGCACGATTCCAAAGATGGCAGTGGAAAAGAACTGGGAACATGTCTTTGATTCATCGCATAAGCGCTTTCTTGAGAAAAATATTTTTCCTTATTTTATAAAAAGAGCCCGTTGGTTTGAAAAAAAACTAGCAACCATCCAGCAAGTCAAGCTCATTTTATGCCTTGAGATTGGAAATACCCGGCTATGCTTTTTGGAAATCCGTTATTTAGAAACAGATGATGTCGACACATATTTGCTGCCCATTGCATTTGCACCCAAGCCTGAGTCCGATCAAATTTTAATCCATACCCCTAATAGCGTAATAGCGACCCTGACAGTTGATAATCAAGAGGGCATCCTCTATGACGGCATTTATTCCGATCAGCTGCGCAATGCCTTGCTCGAATTAATTTTAAAGCGCAAAAAAGCCCGCTTAGACAGTCAAGAGCTGGTGGCCTCTCCCGGTGAAGATATCAAAAAAGAGGATGTGCACTTAATAGATGGAATTCCATCTTTGGTCATGAAAGGAGAACAAACCAATTCCTCCGTCCTATATGGCAATAAGTTCTTCTTAAAACTCTATCGCAAACTAGAAGAGGGAATTAATCCCGAAGTTGAAACGCAACGATTTCTTTCAGAGGTGGCGAAATTTACTCCTATTCCCTCTTTCGAAGGCAAAATAGAATGGATGCGCCCGAATAAAGAACCGACTGCCATTGCAATTTTAGAATCGGTCGTAGGCAATGAAGGAACGGGATGGGATTTTACGCTTGATGCCTTAACACGCTATTATGAGGGCTTATTAGCTTTTAAAGATAGGAATATCGAGCTTCCGCCCACAGAAAAAAATGACATTAAGCCGCGCTTAGAGGATTTAATTGGCGGAAGATTTCTTGAAGCAACACGGTTGCTTGGGCAACGAACAGCTGAAATGCATTTAGCCCTTGCCTCTCACCCGGAAAATCCAGCCTTTAGGCCTGAGCCTTTTACCCTCCTCTATCAGCGTTCTCTCTATCAGACCATGCGCAGCAACGCGCGTACAGCCTATCAGCTTCTAAAAAAAAGCTTGGAAAAAATTCCAAGCGATCAACGCGAAGTTGCAGAAGAAGTCCTAAAAAGCGAGGCTTTACTGCTCACTAGCTACCGTAGAATCTTTCAAACCAAGCTGACGGGGATGAGGATGCGCATTCACGGAGATTATCATTTAGGACAAGTGCTTTATACAGGAAAAGATTTCTATATTATCGACTTCGAAGGCGAGCCTCTGCAACCCCTCAGCCAACGGCGCTTTAAACGCTCCCCTTTGAGAGATGTTGCAGGCATGCTCCGCTCTTTCCATTATGCGGCGTATAAAGTATTGCTAACATCAACGTTTATCAGGCCTGAAATTATTTCCAAGCTAGAACCATGGGCTATTTTATGGTATGAACATGTCAGCGCAGTCTTTTTAGACTCTTATAAGCAATTCATACAAGCAGGCCATCTGCCTTTGATAGGCAAAGATCCCAATGAAAGTGTTCTCTTACTGGATATTTATTTGCTTAATAAAGCTGTCTATGAACTCTCCTACGAACTGCACACTCGCCCAGAATGGATGATTATTCCTTGCAAAGGCATCTTATACGGCTTAAGGAATACAGTGCAGCCGGTATTAAAGCCTGCATAG
- a CDS encoding two pore domain potassium channel family protein, translating into MSENHRSLVLVKRSFAKRLMHSILIGFLIVLLSLLIGMAGYHHFEQMSWLDAYLNAAMILSGMGPVADPQTVGGKIFAGTYALFSGVIFLIVVGLIFAPLFHRLLHQFNVEEDKK; encoded by the coding sequence ATGTCTGAAAATCACCGCTCTCTTGTATTAGTAAAAAGATCTTTTGCTAAGCGTCTGATGCATAGCATTTTAATTGGTTTCTTGATTGTTTTGCTCTCCTTGCTAATAGGAATGGCCGGTTATCATCATTTTGAACAAATGAGTTGGCTTGATGCCTATCTCAATGCGGCTATGATTCTTTCTGGAATGGGACCTGTCGCTGATCCCCAAACTGTAGGCGGAAAAATTTTTGCCGGAACCTATGCGCTATTTAGCGGTGTGATTTTCTTGATTGTCGTCGGTCTTATCTTTGCACCGCTTTTTCATCGCCTATTGCACCAATTTAACGTTGAAGAAGACAAAAAATAA
- a CDS encoding translation initiation factor produces MPFTIGGEWIPENLPPSKPKHPIKVVKEKRGSSLVTLLLNLPLEIEDLKHLCSTLKQRLGCGGAVKENHIELQGDKVQAAKDYLKTQGMKVS; encoded by the coding sequence ATGCCCTTTACAATTGGTGGAGAATGGATTCCCGAGAATCTTCCTCCTTCTAAACCCAAACATCCGATTAAGGTCGTTAAGGAAAAAAGGGGATCTTCCTTAGTCACCCTTCTTCTTAATCTCCCCTTGGAAATCGAAGACCTTAAACACTTGTGCTCCACCCTCAAACAGCGATTGGGCTGTGGAGGAGCGGTTAAAGAGAACCACATTGAACTGCAAGGGGACAAAGTCCAAGCAGCCAAAGATTATCTTAAGACGCAGGGAATGAAAGTTTCTTAA
- a CDS encoding HD domain-containing protein codes for MIDAIAFAADKHRNQQRKDLNQTPYIIHPIEVADQLLVIGQVRDSDIIIAALLHDTIEDTNTSYQEITQKFGRRVADFVQEVTDDKSLPKEERKRLQIVDAPHKSAGAAQIKLSDKLCNLKDLIRSPPVGWPMERIKAYFEWAEQVIDRLPWVNAALKQAVDDAISAYKRKADEP; via the coding sequence ATGATTGACGCCATTGCTTTTGCCGCAGATAAGCATCGCAATCAACAACGGAAGGACCTCAATCAAACTCCTTATATTATCCATCCTATAGAAGTCGCTGATCAGCTTTTAGTGATAGGCCAAGTGAGGGATTCGGATATCATCATCGCTGCTTTGCTTCATGACACTATTGAAGATACAAATACTTCTTATCAGGAAATTACTCAAAAATTTGGAAGGCGAGTCGCGGATTTTGTTCAAGAAGTGACGGATGATAAGAGTCTCCCAAAAGAAGAGAGAAAGCGTTTGCAGATTGTCGATGCTCCTCATAAATCAGCGGGAGCAGCCCAAATTAAATTGTCAGATAAACTCTGTAATTTAAAAGATCTCATTAGAAGTCCCCCTGTAGGTTGGCCTATGGAAAGGATAAAAGCTTATTTTGAGTGGGCCGAACAAGTGATCGATCGGCTGCCTTGGGTAAATGCAGCTCTTAAGCAAGCGGTTGACGATGCCATCTCAGCTTACAAACGCAAAGCTGACGAGCCTTGA
- a CDS encoding chemotaxis protein CheW, translating to MSDQELFSLSENSHSHLGDFSESKKIEAFVFQINERRFGIELPYVQEVCILKQLTPVPAVPPFIKGLVQLRRKILCVVDLPIFLDLPLNLSPLAQSYLLVLNYQNRELALLIDQAEGIQSLALSSNREEGKGLLQEFIMATTQDAILILDGKKFLKDARLLIGTHRQ from the coding sequence ATGTCCGATCAAGAGCTTTTTTCACTCTCGGAGAACAGCCATTCTCATTTAGGAGATTTTAGCGAAAGTAAAAAAATAGAGGCCTTTGTTTTTCAAATAAATGAGCGCAGGTTTGGAATTGAACTACCCTATGTACAAGAAGTTTGCATTTTAAAACAATTGACTCCTGTGCCTGCCGTTCCGCCCTTCATTAAAGGATTAGTCCAGTTGAGGCGCAAAATTTTATGCGTTGTAGATTTGCCTATTTTTCTAGATTTGCCGCTCAATCTTTCCCCTCTTGCTCAATCTTACCTCCTTGTGCTGAACTATCAAAATCGGGAATTGGCTCTTCTTATTGATCAAGCAGAAGGCATTCAATCTCTTGCGCTTTCTTCCAATAGAGAGGAGGGCAAGGGCCTTTTGCAAGAATTTATTATGGCAACAACACAAGACGCTATTCTCATTTTAGATGGAAAAAAATTTCTTAAAGATGCGCGCTTGCTTATTGGAACGCATCGTCAATAG
- a CDS encoding methyl-accepting chemotaxis protein: MNPLRMKYRLLFLILLPFFVLMGLLIQFLYSDYEDVQEMNQVIRLSTLGNQISLLIDSLQEELTFTHLNLLEKDSTYNQHLQETQQQTDARFSTIKKLVNQHSFEETHSFLPLTFQETFEKLDALNQKRQQLFSGILSLQDFTQSIQNLTEELIVHISNIATASTDAELAKALFAYINLIYEKWMANQEKRLVFVSLLKERLTVDQYIRLIDAIGQQVAFKKAFFGVATPMQEEIYQTVMSTPLIQDASHMEEMAIAQGPNTPLHLNATRWWEAQTEKVNKLREVETRLQKERIHDIQLRKANKERNIILVLTIALLTLGITLYFLFKNLGLLAQRLQEEVNLLTSSGQEIFSDVKDTSAITQEAASSVAYTTDIVERLKQTAQASAGKADHVSQVSDQSLKVLQDSEKAINETIQGMNRIQEGMQTVSNSITKLSDHSQIIGNIIGSVNDISEQSHLLAVNAAIEAAKAGEQGKGFTVVAQEMRNLAQQSKQATGQVRNILHDIQRDIHAAVTAAEQGSLLVANGMNQSSQTNQSIRSLFEKITNVAQAANQIAHSSQQQLIGVEEVTVAMNQIKKASHQQVAKMQHIELGIRQLNEVGNNLKDLSHEYRL, from the coding sequence ATGAATCCATTGAGAATGAAATATCGTCTCCTTTTTTTAATTTTGTTGCCCTTTTTTGTTTTAATGGGACTCCTTATTCAATTTTTGTATTCGGACTATGAAGACGTACAGGAAATGAACCAAGTCATTCGCTTATCAACGCTTGGCAACCAAATCAGCCTACTTATTGATTCGTTGCAAGAGGAATTGACCTTCACTCACTTAAATCTTTTGGAAAAAGATTCAACCTATAATCAGCATTTACAAGAGACTCAACAGCAGACGGATGCTCGCTTCTCAACGATTAAAAAGCTTGTCAATCAGCATTCTTTCGAAGAAACGCATTCATTCCTTCCCCTCACATTTCAAGAAACTTTTGAGAAATTAGATGCACTTAATCAAAAACGCCAGCAGCTTTTTTCCGGCATCCTTTCTCTTCAAGATTTCACCCAATCCATTCAAAATCTGACAGAAGAGTTAATTGTCCACATTTCCAATATTGCCACCGCCTCTACTGACGCCGAATTAGCCAAGGCTTTATTCGCCTATATCAATTTAATTTACGAGAAGTGGATGGCCAATCAAGAGAAACGGCTTGTATTTGTAAGTCTTTTAAAAGAACGTTTGACCGTAGATCAATATATTCGCTTAATCGATGCGATCGGCCAGCAAGTCGCTTTTAAAAAGGCCTTTTTTGGAGTAGCAACTCCCATGCAGGAAGAGATCTATCAAACGGTCATGAGCACTCCGCTCATCCAGGATGCCTCGCACATGGAAGAAATGGCCATTGCACAGGGGCCTAATACCCCTCTTCATTTAAACGCCACTCGCTGGTGGGAGGCCCAGACAGAAAAAGTGAACAAACTGCGGGAAGTGGAAACAAGACTGCAAAAAGAGCGCATTCATGACATACAGCTGCGCAAAGCGAATAAAGAAAGGAATATCATCCTTGTCTTGACGATTGCCCTTTTGACTTTAGGCATTACCCTCTATTTTTTGTTTAAAAACCTGGGATTGCTTGCTCAACGGCTTCAAGAAGAAGTCAATCTATTGACCTCTTCCGGACAAGAGATATTTTCCGATGTCAAGGATACTTCTGCTATTACCCAAGAAGCAGCCTCTTCTGTAGCCTATACAACAGATATTGTTGAGAGGCTTAAACAAACAGCCCAAGCGTCGGCTGGAAAAGCTGACCATGTCTCTCAAGTATCCGATCAGTCGTTGAAAGTCTTACAAGATAGTGAAAAAGCAATTAATGAGACGATACAAGGAATGAACAGAATTCAAGAGGGAATGCAGACAGTTTCTAACAGTATTACTAAATTAAGCGACCATAGCCAAATTATTGGAAATATTATCGGCTCGGTCAATGATATATCCGAGCAATCGCATCTTTTAGCCGTCAATGCAGCCATTGAAGCTGCTAAAGCAGGAGAACAAGGCAAAGGATTTACGGTGGTCGCTCAAGAAATGCGAAATCTAGCTCAGCAATCAAAGCAAGCAACAGGACAAGTCAGGAACATTCTTCATGATATCCAGCGAGATATTCATGCGGCAGTGACGGCTGCCGAACAAGGCTCCTTACTCGTTGCCAACGGAATGAACCAGTCTTCTCAAACCAATCAATCCATCCGGTCTTTATTTGAAAAAATTACAAATGTCGCCCAAGCCGCCAATCAAATCGCCCACTCAAGTCAGCAACAACTCATTGGTGTAGAAGAAGTCACAGTAGCCATGAATCAAATCAAAAAAGCCAGCCATCAGCAAGTTGCCAAAATGCAGCATATTGAGCTTGGAATAAGACAATTAAATGAAGTGGGAAATAATCTAAAAGATTTATCCCATGAATATAGGCTTTAA